A single Chanos chanos chromosome 8, fChaCha1.1, whole genome shotgun sequence DNA region contains:
- the eva1aa gene encoding protein eva-1 homolog A encodes MSSTKDMSLISSTLTAYTYISEHPERAALYFMCGVCVGLFLTLLALVVQISCRTDCKPRRRVDRKRPADSDSDSSDSDSDWDTASDLSARRQRRFERTLHTATFTSAEELERAQRLEERERIIREIWMNGQPDVPGTRSLNRYY; translated from the exons ATGAGTAGCACAAAGGA CATGTCCCTTATCAGCAGCACTCTGACAGCTTACACCTACATCTCCG AGCACCCTGAGCGTGCAGcattgtattttatgtgtggtgtgtgtgtgggcttgttCCTCACACTCTTGGCACTGGTGGTCCAGATCTCCTGCAGAACGGACTGTAAACCTCGGCGCCGTGTGGACAGGAAACGACCCGCGGACTCAGACAGCGACTCTAGCGATTCTGACTCGGACTGGGATACAGCCTCCGACCTGTCGGCACGGCGACAGCGCCGTTTTGAACGCACCTTACACACGGCTACGTTCACGTCGGctgaggagctggagagagcTCAGCggttggaggagagagagcgaatcATACGAGAGATCTGGATGAACGGACAGCCTGACGTTCCCGGCACCCGCAGTCTTAACCGATACTACTAA
- the efhc1 gene encoding EF-hand domain-containing protein 1: protein MSVNTSHGLPFLPGNTFRDVTKSVFHRSQTLSYKNGYALSRRPTVGIGQTALASEQLRLNEINTLINLTPAVTLDSDTRSPRLEFVPAHVLYDKKVLRFFGYFRQEVQDSPDEEFRIRPVVVYYYLEDDSMCVTEPMVENSGIPQGKLVKRQRLPKNLKGEFYHWKDLNLAMDLTVYGTVYRLTHCDHFTQDYMESQGLILNDPESIPSDPYMTRRTQPQRNYITPTEYDRLKQYLTMDRKVLRFFALWDDSDSLYGESRPVTIHFYLSDDSVEIRETHQPNSGRDPFPILLRRQRLPKQITTACEPFPSCVLEVSPQEVQEYYSPKDFQVGERIRLMGRCFLLYDCDEFTRKYYEENHPEIQIKPVQVDIGTLPQHDGKRVVPPYNGFGSLEDSLQNCLSLIPEPPKKDLKRLLENDHKVLRYAARLDSSDPNDEGRQFILSYYLSNDMISIFEKTTRNSGILGGKFLEKTRIPKPGSTVENPEYYGMADFAIGATIEVFRHRFVLTDADLYVLKYLESVADQIPTQTLTSLRQRLGVCEEPKPDESPEQAPGTTSDEPTGGEQDRPE, encoded by the exons ATGTCAGTGAACACGAGTCACGGACTACCTTTCCTCCCGGGCAACACTTTTCGCGATGTTACg AAGTCAGTCTTTCACCGATCGCAGACTCTCTCCTATAAGAACGGCTACGCTTTATCGAGACGCCCCACGGTGGGCATCGGGCAGACGGCGCTCGCGTCGGAGCAGCTGCGGCTCAACGAGATTAACACCCTGATCAACCTGACCCCCGCCGTCACACTCGACTCCGACACACGCTCCCCCCGGCTGGAGTTCGTCCCTGCTCACGTCCTTTACGACAAGAAG GTGTTGCGTTTCTTCGGTTACTTTCGGCAGGAAGTTCAGGATTCTCCGGACGAGGAGTTCCGCATCCGTCCGGTGGTTGTGTATTATTACCTGGAAgatgacagtatgtgtgtgacagagccaATGGTGGAGAATTCTGGCATCCCACAGGGAAAACTGGTCAAGCGACAGAGACTACCCAAAAACCTGAAAGGGGAATTTTACCACTGGAAAGACCTGAACCTGGCAATGGACCTGACAGTGTATGGGACAGTGTACCGTCTCACACACTGTGACcacttcacacag gactaCATGGAGAGTCAGGGGTTGATTCTGAATGACCCTGAGTCGATACCCAGTGACCCCTATATGACACGCCGCACTCAGCCTCAGAGAAATTACATCACCCCCACAGAGTACGACAGACTCAAACAGTACCTTACCATGGACcgcaag gtcttgCGTTTCTTTGCTCTTTGGGATGACTCAGACTCGCTGTATGGGGAGTCTCGTCCTGTGACTATTCATTTCTACTTGTCTGATGACTCAGTGGAGATCAGAGAGACTCATCAGCCTAACAGTGGGCGAGACCCCTTCCCCATACTGCTCCGTCGCCAGAGACTGCCCAAGCAAATCACAACAGCCtgtg AGCCGTTTCCAAGCTGTGTGCTAGAGGTCTCACCGCAGGAAGTGCAAGAGTATTACTCCCCGAAGGACTTCCAGGTCGGGGAGAGGATTAGACTGATGGGAAGGTGTTTCCTGTTGTACGACTGCGACGAGTTCACCCGCAAATATTATGAGGAGAACCACCCTGAGATCCAGATCAAACCGGTTCAAGTGGATATCGGCACCCTACCACAGCACGATGGCAAGAGA gtggtcCCGCCGTATAACGGGTTTGGTTCACTGGAGGATTCGCTGcagaactgtctgtctctcatcccTGAACCACCAAAGAAAGACCTGAAGAGACTTCTGGAAAATGACCATAAAGTCCTACGCTATGCTGCTCGACTG GATTCGAGTGACCCTAATGACGAGGGTCGGCAGTTTATCCTCTCCTACTACCTGTCCAATGATATGATTAGCATCTTCGAGAAAACCACGCGAAACTCCGGCATCCTTGGTGGGAAATTCTTGGAAAAAACACGCATTCCAAAGCCAGGAAGCACCGTGGAAAACCCGGAATACTACGGCATGGCAGACTTTGCCATTGGAGCAACGATAGAAG TTTTCAGACATCGTTTTGTCCTGACGGATGCTGATCTGTACGTGCTGAAGTACTTGGAGTCTGTGGCAGACCAAATCCCCACCCAAACCCTGACCTCGCTGCGCCAGAGACTGGGCGTGTGCGAGGAGCCCAAACCAGACGAGAGCCCAGAGCAAGCCCCGGGTACCACCTCGG ATGAACCCACTGGAGGGGAACAGGACCGACCAGAGTGA